The Microbacterium horticulturae region GGGCTTCCTCGGGGGCCGCTCCCACGAGGTCGGCAGGGCCGGCGCCGTGCGTCTTGCCGAAGGTGTGACCACCGGCGATGAGGGCGACGGTCTCTTCGTCGTTCATTGCCATGCGCGCGAACGTCTCACGGATGTCACCGGCGAGCTCGAGCGGGTCGGGGTTGCCGCCCACGCCCTCGGGGTTGACGTAGATGAGACCCATCTGGGTCGCCGCGAGCGGGTTCTCGAGATCGCGCTTCTTGCCCGGCTCGTAGCGTTCCTCGTCTCCGAGCCAGGTGTTCTCCGAGCCCCAGTACACGTCGTCGTCGGGCTCCCACGCGTCGACGCGGCCGCCGGCGAAGCCGAAGGTCTTGAAGCCCATCTGCTCGAGCGCGACGTTGCCCGCGAAGATCATGAGGTCGGCCCACGAGACCTGCTTGCCCCACTTCTTCTTGACCGGCCACAGAATACGGCGGGGCTTGTCGAGGCCCACGTTGTCGGGCCAGCTGTTCAGCGGCGCGAACCGCTGCTGGCCGGTGCTGCCGCCGCCGCGGCCGTCGGTCACCCGGTAGGTGCCGGCGCTGTGCCATGCCATGCGGATGACCGCCGGGCCGTAGTTCTCGAAGTCGGCGGGCCACCAGTCCTGCCGCGTGGTCAGGACCTCTTCGATGTCGCGGCGGAGCTCCTCGAGGTCGACGTTCTCGAAGTTGGCGCGGTAGTCGAAGTCTTCGTCGAGGGGATTCGTCTCGGCCGGGTTCTTCGCGAGCACCTTCAGGTTGAGCCGGTTCGGCCACCAGTTGCGCGCGCTCGACCCGCCGGCGGGGCTGGCGCCGTGGATGACCGGGCAGACGGCCTCCTCGGCGGCGACGTGCTGTTCCTCGTCGGTGGGCGTGGGGATGACGCCCTCAGATTCGTCGGTGATGTTGTCGGTCATCTGATGTCCCTTCTTCGATGTCGGTTGCGGTTGTGGAGTCAGGCAGCGGATGCGGCACAGTCGGCGCACATCCCCCAGAAGGTCACCTCGGCCTCGTGCACGACGAAGCCCGCGGTGGCGGACGGCGTCAGGCATGGCGCCTCGCCGACGACGCAATCGACGTCGACGACGGCACCGCAGGCGGTGCACACGAGGTGGTGGTGGTTGTCGCCGACACGCAGCTCGAACAGCTGCGGACGCCCGGCGGGCTCGATGCGGCGCGCGAGGCCCGCGTCGGCGAAGTCGTTCAGCGCGTTGTAGACGGACTGCAGACTGGGGTGCTCGAGCAGCGGCGCGACCTGCGCGTACACGGCGTCGGCACTGGCATGCGGCAGGTTCCTCAGGGCGTCGAACACGGCCGACCGAGAGTCGGTCACGCGCAGGCCCGCGGCACGAATGGCGGTCGCGGCATCCCACTCGTCGATCTCGTGCGTGTGCATGCCTTTATTCTACCCTTGATTTGATCAAAACAAAAGTGGATGCCGCAGCTCGCTGTGCCTGGATCGCGCGCGACGACGCTTCCTGAACGTATTGAACTTCCCGTTCACACGGCTCCTCGGGGCGGCTGAGCGTGGCTGTGCGTGTGAACCGGAAGTTCAATGCGGTTATCGCATGCTTCGCCGCCCGTTGAGTGAGCGGGAGCCCCGGTTGAGTGAGCGAGCGCCCGCCGCCCTCACCCGGCGACGAGCCGCGGCGTGCCGGCCTCGACTTCGGCAAGGTCGCCTGTCTCGCCCGCCCGCGTTGCACGACGCCCAATGACGAGCATGTAGAAGAGGAAGACCCCCAGGGCCGCCGCCCCGATCGCGATCTTGATCGACCAGTGCCAGTGCTGGGGCGTGACGAACCCTTCGACCGCGCCCGACAGCGCGAGGCTGAACACGAGCCCCACCGCGACGGTGACCAGCGTTCGCCCGGCCGCCGCGAGCGACTCACCGCGCGATCGGCGCCCCGGCGCGACCCACGCCCAGAACACGTGCAGCCCCGCAGCAGCGGCGACGAAGACACTTGTGAGCTCCAGCATCCCGTGCGGAACGATGAACTGCCAGAGGATGTCGCCGTGGCCCGTCGCAATCATCACAGCGGCCGACGAGCCCACGCCCACGGCGTTCTGCATGATCGCGTACAGCGGCCAGACACCGGTGATGCCGAACATGACGCACTGCAGGGCGATCCAGGCGTTGTTCGTCCAGACAGTTCCCGCGAAGACGGCGGCCGGGTTCTCGCGGTAGTAGTCGACGAACGAGTGTTCGGCGTAGTAGTCGAGGTCGGCCTTGCTGCCGAGGGCGGCGAGTGCCTGCGGGTCGGCGATCAGCCAGAGCGCCATGAGCGACCCGATCACGAAGAACGCGCAGGCGACGGCGAGGGTCGTCCACCGCAGCCGGTACAGCGCCGCAGGCAGGTGCGAGCCGAAGAAGCGAGGCAGGGCGCTGCGGGCGTCCGATCCGCTGCCGGTCAGCCGCAGCCGCGCTCGCGCGAGAATCGTCGAGACGTGATCGCCCAGCGCCGTGCGGCCGGCCGATGTCTTGATGTCGGCGAGATCGGCCGACGCCGACCGGTAGCGGGTGACCAGTTCGTCGACCTCGGCTCCGTCGAGCCGGCGGGAGCGGCTGAGCGCGTCGAGGCGCTCCCATTCCGGGCTTCGGGCGGCGGCGAGCGCGTCGAGGTCCATGTGTTTCACTGTAGTCATGGCCGAACCGATCACGATCGTGCCCGATGAGGTTCTCACCGGTGAAGCGGTCGCGCTCGATGTGCAGCCCCTCGGGTTCTTCCTGCGCGCACTGGGCGCGATCATCGATGTCATCGTCGCGATCGCGTTCACCCTGCTGCTGGCGTGGGTGCTGGGGTGGATGCTGGGCCAGAACGTCGTGGATCCCTCGGCCTCCGGCATCCTGTCGATCCTGATGATCGTGATCGTCACGGTCGTGCTGCCCACCACGATCGAGACGCTGACGCACGGCCGCAGTCTCGGCAAGCTCGCCGTGGGCGGGCGCGTCGTGCGAGCCGACGGCGGCGCCGAAGGGTTTCGTCATGCGCTGATCCGCGCGCTCGTGGGCGTGCTCGAGATCTGGGCCACGCTCGGCGCCGTGGCGCTGCTGGTCGGCGCGTTCACGCCGCGGTCGCAACGCCTCGGCGATCTGCTGGCCGGCACCTACAGCCAGCGCACGCGCACGCCCGCGCTGCCGCCGAACGCTCCCCTGCTGCCGCCGGTGCTCGGCGAGTGGTCGCACGTGGCCGATGTCACGCGCCTGCCCGACCGGCTGGCGCGCCGCTGTGCACAGTTCGTGCACCAGGCCGACCGCATGGAAGCGGCCTCGCGCGCCCGCCAGGCGGCGCTGCTGGGCGCCGAGGTGCGGGCGTTCGTCTCGCCTCTGCCGCAGGTCGACGCCGAGACGCTCGTGCGGGCAGCGGTGGCGGTGCGCCGCGACCGCGAGTACCGGGCGATCCTGCTCGAGGACGAGCGGGTGGGCGCCCTGCTGGCACGCACCTCGACAGTGCCGCGGGGCTTTCCCGAGCGGTGAGCCGCCGAGCAGCCGTTCAGAACTCCGCACATCCGCGCGCTTCAGACGCCGGCCGCGGCTGAATGCCGTCGTCACGGTCCGGATTTGATGAGTTCTGAACGAGGCAGGCCGGTGCGTGGCGAAGCGCCCCGAACCTCGCTCGACTCACCTGCCGGGCAGCGCGCACGACGCGGTGAATCGCATCAGTGCGGTGGCGTCGTCGGTGGTGAACAGCTCGTCCAGCGCGACGTTGTACTCGAGCCGACGCGCGTTCGGAATGCTGACCACGTCAAAGCCGTGGGCCATCAGCTCCCCGCCCATCATCAGTCGCGCGGTGCGCTTGTTGCCGTCGAAGTAGAACTGGGTGCGGGTTGCAGACGCGGCGAACACGAGCGCCCGATCGCGCGGGTCGGCGAGATCGTCGAGGTACTCCGTGAGGCGCCTCCACCGTCCGCCCACCCCTGAGCGCGCGGATCGGCTGAGTTCTGAACAAGAGCTCGCGGCTCGCCAGCCCGGCTCGCCAGCCCGGCCCCCGGCCCCGCGCCCGGCTCAGTACCGGTAGTGGTCGAGCTTGTAGGGCCCCTCGACCGGCACTCCCAGGTAAGCGGCCTGTTCGTCGGTCAGCGTGGTCAGCTTCACGCCGAGCGCGTCCAGGTGCAGCCGCGCGACCTTCTCGTCAAGGATCTTCGGCAGCGTGTACACGCCGGTCGGGTACTGGTCGTGCCGCGTGTACAACTCGATCTGGCCGAGCACCTGGTTCGTGAACGATGCGCTCATCACGAACGATGGGTGCCCGGTCGCGTTGCCGAGGTTTAGCAGCCGGCCTTCGGAGAGAACCAGGATGCTGCGCCCGTTCGGCAGGCGCCACTCGTGCACCTGCGGCTTGATCTCGACTTTGACGGCCCCGGGCAGCGCCTCGAGTGCGGCCATGTCGATCTCGTCGTCGAAGTGGCCGACGTTGCCGACGATGGCGAGGTGCTTGAGCGACAGCAGGTGGTCGAGGTTCACGACACGCGTGTTGCCCGTGCAGGTGATGAGGATGTCGATCTGGTCGGCGACGTCTTCGAGCCGTGCGACCTGGAAGCCGTCCATCGCCGCCTGCAGTGCGCAGATCGGGTCCACCTCGCTGACGATCACGCGCGCGCCCTGCCCGCGCAGCGCCTCGGCCGCTCCCTTGCCGACGTCGCCGTAGCCGACGACGAAGGCGACCTTGCCGCCGATGAGCACGTCGGTCGCCCGGTTGATGCCGTCGGGCAGCGAGTGGCGGATGCCATACGTGTTGTCGAACTTCGACTTGGTGACCGAATCGTTGACGTTGATCGCCGGGAACAGCAGGGTGTGGGATGCCGCGAGCTCGTACAGCCGGTGCACCCCGGTGGTGGTCTCCTCGGTGGTTCCCAGCAGACCCTCGGCGATGCGCGTGAAGCGCTGCGGGTCGCGCGCAAGGCTGCGACGCAGCAGGTCGAGGATGACCCGGTACTCCGCCGAATCGGTGTCTGCGGCATCCGGAACAGACCCGGCCTTCTCGAACTCGGCGCCCTTGTGCACGAGGAGGGTGGCGTCTCCCCCGTCGTCGAGGATGAGGTTCGGGCCGTCGAAGCCCTCGGCCGACCAGTCGAAGATGCGGTCGGCGGCGTCCCAGTACTCGGGGATCGTCTCGCCCTTCCACGCGAACACCGGCACGCCGCGCGGCTCGCTGACCGTGCCGCCCGGCCCGACCACGACCGCAGCAGCGGCTTCGTCTTGCGTGGAGAAGATGTTGCAGCTGGCCCAGCGCACCTGTGCGCCGAGGGCCACGAGCGTCTCGATGAGCACCGCGGTCTGCACGGTCATGTGCAGCGAGCCGGCGATGCGCGCGCCCGCGAGCGGCTGCGCGTCGGCGAACTCCTCCCGCAGCGCCATCAGGCCCGGCATCTCGTTCTCGGCGAGCCGCAGCTGGTGGCGCCCTGCCTCAGCGAGCGAGAGGTCGGCGACCTTGTAGTCGAGGGCGCGCGCGGGTGCGGAGGTGGTGGATGCTGGCATCCCGCCATTCTCCCACGCCGCGTGTGGGCGGCCTGTGCGTGCGCTCTCCGCGCCGAGACCAGAGAAGGGTCCTCTCGCCGAGCGCAGCGAACGAGGCGCCGGATGGATGCGAGCCGCTACGCCTGCAGCGTCTCGTGCCGCACGACCATCCAGCCGCGGGGCACCGACAGCCGCTCGGTGTGGATCGCGCACAGATCGTGTGCATGCGGGTCACCCTCGGGGCCCAGTGGGCCGATCGCGGCCATCTGATCGGTGTAGTCGTACGTCAAGGTCGATACCGCTTCACGGGAGCAGCCCACCTTGGAACACAGTCTCTGGCGCATGTCCCTTCCACGCTAGCGCTGACACCGCACCCGCGGTACCACCGGCGCGCCGCATAGGATGGACGCATGATGCGGCGCCGTCCCCCACAGGTCGCACGCCCGACCCGTCACGGCCGCCATGGTCGGGTGGGGCGCAGCGCGGTCGTCCGCCCGCCACTTCCGCCACTCGAGAACCGCTACGAGAAGTTCGACCTCACCGTCAGCACTGCGGCCGAGTTCTTACGCGACGCGTGGGAAGAGCTGCGCGATGTGCGGTTCGAGATCGCAGACATGCCCGCGGCGTCCGATACCGACGGCATCCCTCGCTGGCTCGTGGACCGCAAGGGCCGCCGCATCGTGATGTTCCGCATCCCGATCGAACGGTTGAGCCACATGCCGGCGCACGATGATCTGCATCGGCGCATGGAGGTCGAGGCATGCGTGTTCCGCGCAGCCGCCGAGTATCTCAACCGCGATCCCTGGGATCTCGGGCCGGAGCGCTTTCGGTTCTGACGGCGTTTCGGCGCGTTTCGACTCGCTCCGCTCGCTCAACGATCGACTCACTGCGCTCGCGCAACGGCCCACCCCTCACCGGTAGACGGTGACCGGGGCGGATGCCGCGGCGGGGGGCGACATCGGATAGGTGGCCAGCTGCTTGTCGCCGACGAATGCGACTGAGGCGTGCACGGGGCGATCGGTGGTGATGCGGTACGAGGTGCCGGCCACCAACGTCAGCGACGCAACCTGCCCGGATGTGGCGGTGGCCGACAGTGCTTCGCCGCCGCCGACCGCGGTCGCCGTGACTTTCGCGGCCTTGCCGCTGTCAGCGAGCATGTCCAGGCGCGGCGCCGGCCCCTTCGGCACGCTGACGAGTGCGCCGTCGCCGCCCGCGTCGAGGGTCTCGGCGGGCTCCGCCCAGGTGAAGTCGTCTCCCCCGCTGATACCCGTCGCCTGCCACACGCCGGCGACCACCGGCGTGTCGGCCGATACGACGATGGCGTACGACCCGACGGCCAGCGGCAGCTGCAGCTCCGCAGGAGTACCGCCGGTGAGCGTGACCTCCTGCCCGGGACCGGTGCTGCCGTGTTCGCCGACGACGGTGACCTGGGCGGTGGTGTCGTCGTCGGGCGACAGCAGGCGCACGACGGTGAGCGGGTTGTCTTGCTGCTCTGAGGTGACGTGCACGCCGGTGATCACCTGGCGCTTGGCGGCCGCGCCCAGCGCCGTCGTCTGGTCGACACCGGTGACGTCGAGGGCGACGCTGTTACTCGCCTGAAGCATCGCGCGCACGGGCGCGCCGGTCGCGGTCACCCGCACGACGGGGGCGTCATCGCCCACCCCCAGACCCGCGAGCGGAATGACCCGCTCGGTGCCGGCTGCCACGATCACGTCATTGCCACCGGCAGGTTGCGACTGACCGTCTTTGCCGTACAGCGTGAGGTCGACGGTCGCGGCGACCTTGCCGGGGTTGGCGAGGGTGATGAGGTCGGCCGCACCGGTGGTCGTCGACCCTGCGACGAGCCACGAGTCCATGAGCGCCGGGCCGCAGGGGCTCGCGACGAAACCGCCGAGGTCGTCGGCGTCGACGGTGGTGGATGCCGCGGCCGCCGCCTGCGGTGTGTTGCGGCCGCTGGCCGAGGTGATGAGACGCAGCGGTCCGCCGTCACCGTCCACGTCGGGCGCCTTCAGGGTGCTCTTCTTCGTGCCGTCACCGGTGGCCACGATCGATTGCGTGGCAGCGACGCTGATCGACGAGGCCTGAGTGGCATCGCGGCCGATCGCCAGCAGCGGACCGGCGCAGGTCAGCACCGAGTCAGCGGCGATGGGAGCGACCTTCTGCGAGACCGGAGTCGCCTCCTGCGGCATCCAGTCGAACACGATCCCGCCCGCCACGACCGCACCCGCGCCCACCGCGATCACCGCCCCCGCGATGAGGCGTGCGGTCACTCCGACCCGGGTCATGGCAGCTCTCCTTCTGCCGCGGCGTCGCCGACCGCGATGCGGGCGACTCGTCGCGGCGCGCGGCGCCCGACGACACGGGGTGTGCTGCGTGCCCGACGACGCGACGCGGCCGTCGGCACCGCCAGCAGCAGCGCCACGGCGACGGCGATGAGCTGCGCGAGCGCGATCCCGTTACGCAGCGGGGCGACCGATGCCGCGGCGGCGGCGCGGGCCGCGACATCCCCCGTCACCCGCCACAGCGAGCCCTTCGAGGTGGTGCCGACGGCATCCAGCCCGTCCCGCTGGTCGAGGGCGGTGCCCGCGGTGAGCGCGAGCTCGCGTGCGGTGTCGTCGGGCGCAGTGCGCAGAAGCACGAAGCGAATGCCGTCGGCGCGCAGCCGGTCGACGACATCGGTCGAGGTCGGGGTGACCAGGTCGGCGGCAAGCTCCGCGACCTTCTTGTCGGCCGGCGACGGCGCTGTGCGGGTCGAGAGCACCGTCGAGGCGCCGCCGATCGTCTCGCTCTCACCCCAGACCACCGTCGCCGACACCGCACCGCCTTCGAGGGGCTCCAGCACGACCGTGCCCGTGTTGACATCGCCGCGGCCTACGGCTGCGACGTAGGCGGGCAGCGTCGACGTGGGCCCCTCGGCGATCGTCGCCGTGCCGCGCAGCTGCGCCGACAGAGAAGGCAGTGCGAACACGACCAGCGCCAGCATCACCACGGTGGCCCCGAGCGCACGGGTGCGCCCGGCGTGCAGAGCCCGGTCGGCGTCGGGGGACGGCTGCGGCGCGAATCCGGTATCGAGGGTGACGAGGGCTCCCCCGACGACGGCGGCCCACACCAGGCTGAGCGCGCTGCCCGGCCAGATCGGCACGGCGACGGCACCGTCGGCCGAGACGGCAACGCCCACCGCCGCGAACGCCGTGGCGAGCCCGACGACCGCGATGAGCACAAGAACGGTCGCGGCGATCCAGCGTCGGGTGAACAACGCCACCACCGCGAGGACGCCGAGAGGCGCGAGCAAGACGAGCATCCAGACCGCGGGCACCGTGGCTGCCCAGGGCCCGAACGCGCCCGACTGCAGCAGCGCCGCCCATCCTCCCGGGTCGGTCGTCGGCGACCCGGCCGCGAGCACAGCGCGGCCCGCGGCATCCGCCGCCACCTGCGGGCCCGCCCACGCGATTCCGGGGTCGGCCAGCAGCGCCCAGAGATTGCCTTCCGCCAGTTGGCGGAAGACGACCGGAGCGGCCATCACGATGGCCGGCACGACGATCCAGGCCACGCGGGCGGCGCCCTGGCCGCGGTGCACGGCCGAGAGCACTATCAGCAGCACAAGCCAGATCAGCACGAGCGCCGGCGCCAGCGAGGGCGCACAGGCGATGACACCGGCGAACAGCAGGGATGCCGCGCCCGCCGACCCCCAGGAGCGATGTGCGACCGCGCCGGCGTAGAGCAGCCACGGCAGAAGCAGGTGCACGAGCACGGCGGCCGGCCGGCCCTGCAGGAGCGCCGTGAGGAACGTCGGCGCTAGCGCCCACGCGATCGCACCGGTGATGCGTAGCACGGGGCGATCGGTGACGCGGGTGGCGGCGAACCATCCGCCCAACACCGCCAGCGGCAGTGCGAAGACCCAGAGCAGCACGAGGGCGCGAGAGGGATCACCCGGCCAGAGACTGCCGAGCACGGCGATCATCGCCGAGAACGGATCGGCGGGTCCCACCTCGCCCAGTCCCGACGGGAACA contains the following coding sequences:
- a CDS encoding Fur family transcriptional regulator, whose protein sequence is MHTHEIDEWDAATAIRAAGLRVTDSRSAVFDALRNLPHASADAVYAQVAPLLEHPSLQSVYNALNDFADAGLARRIEPAGRPQLFELRVGDNHHHLVCTACGAVVDVDCVVGEAPCLTPSATAGFVVHEAEVTFWGMCADCAASAA
- a CDS encoding stage II sporulation protein M yields the protein MDLDALAAARSPEWERLDALSRSRRLDGAEVDELVTRYRSASADLADIKTSAGRTALGDHVSTILARARLRLTGSGSDARSALPRFFGSHLPAALYRLRWTTLAVACAFFVIGSLMALWLIADPQALAALGSKADLDYYAEHSFVDYYRENPAAVFAGTVWTNNAWIALQCVMFGITGVWPLYAIMQNAVGVGSSAAVMIATGHGDILWQFIVPHGMLELTSVFVAAAAGLHVFWAWVAPGRRSRGESLAAAGRTLVTVAVGLVFSLALSGAVEGFVTPQHWHWSIKIAIGAAALGVFLFYMLVIGRRATRAGETGDLAEVEAGTPRLVAG
- a CDS encoding RDD family protein; this encodes MAEPITIVPDEVLTGEAVALDVQPLGFFLRALGAIIDVIVAIAFTLLLAWVLGWMLGQNVVDPSASGILSILMIVIVTVVLPTTIETLTHGRSLGKLAVGGRVVRADGGAEGFRHALIRALVGVLEIWATLGAVALLVGAFTPRSQRLGDLLAGTYSQRTRTPALPPNAPLLPPVLGEWSHVADVTRLPDRLARRCAQFVHQADRMEAASRARQAALLGAEVRAFVSPLPQVDAETLVRAAVAVRRDREYRAILLEDERVGALLARTSTVPRGFPER
- the ahcY gene encoding adenosylhomocysteinase; its protein translation is MPASTTSAPARALDYKVADLSLAEAGRHQLRLAENEMPGLMALREEFADAQPLAGARIAGSLHMTVQTAVLIETLVALGAQVRWASCNIFSTQDEAAAAVVVGPGGTVSEPRGVPVFAWKGETIPEYWDAADRIFDWSAEGFDGPNLILDDGGDATLLVHKGAEFEKAGSVPDAADTDSAEYRVILDLLRRSLARDPQRFTRIAEGLLGTTEETTTGVHRLYELAASHTLLFPAINVNDSVTKSKFDNTYGIRHSLPDGINRATDVLIGGKVAFVVGYGDVGKGAAEALRGQGARVIVSEVDPICALQAAMDGFQVARLEDVADQIDILITCTGNTRVVNLDHLLSLKHLAIVGNVGHFDDEIDMAALEALPGAVKVEIKPQVHEWRLPNGRSILVLSEGRLLNLGNATGHPSFVMSASFTNQVLGQIELYTRHDQYPTGVYTLPKILDEKVARLHLDALGVKLTTLTDEQAAYLGVPVEGPYKLDHYRY
- a CDS encoding DUF3499 family protein produces the protein MRQRLCSKVGCSREAVSTLTYDYTDQMAAIGPLGPEGDPHAHDLCAIHTERLSVPRGWMVVRHETLQA
- a CDS encoding metallopeptidase family protein translates to MRRRPPQVARPTRHGRHGRVGRSAVVRPPLPPLENRYEKFDLTVSTAAEFLRDAWEELRDVRFEIADMPAASDTDGIPRWLVDRKGRRIVMFRIPIERLSHMPAHDDLHRRMEVEACVFRAAAEYLNRDPWDLGPERFRF
- a CDS encoding DUF5719 family protein: MTRVGVTARLIAGAVIAVGAGAVVAGGIVFDWMPQEATPVSQKVAPIAADSVLTCAGPLLAIGRDATQASSISVAATQSIVATGDGTKKSTLKAPDVDGDGGPLRLITSASGRNTPQAAAAASTTVDADDLGGFVASPCGPALMDSWLVAGSTTTGAADLITLANPGKVAATVDLTLYGKDGQSQPAGGNDVIVAAGTERVIPLAGLGVGDDAPVVRVTATGAPVRAMLQASNSVALDVTGVDQTTALGAAAKRQVITGVHVTSEQQDNPLTVVRLLSPDDDTTAQVTVVGEHGSTGPGQEVTLTGGTPAELQLPLAVGSYAIVVSADTPVVAGVWQATGISGGDDFTWAEPAETLDAGGDGALVSVPKGPAPRLDMLADSGKAAKVTATAVGGGEALSATATSGQVASLTLVAGTSYRITTDRPVHASVAFVGDKQLATYPMSPPAAASAPVTVYR
- a CDS encoding glycosyltransferase family 2 protein — protein: MPARVHALLVVRPDAHVPAAHRLERTLAALAAQTHPISALTIVLCGDDADAAAFAAASPAQSILTVSRKATFAEALALAGRELEGDAVWLLAQDTVPEPDTLAHLTDALEIAPSVGVVAPKLVRWDERERIVSLGVTMTRFGRTIGLADDEFDQGQHDATEDVLGVDIRAALVRTEAWATVRGVDPALAGVDEGLDLGVRIRLAGGRAVVVPSARVAVHGDGVAGPVGLPPERSIHNTYAHRRAQLHRRLVYAKAWATPLLWLSLLPVALWRAAVQLVAKTPGRILPEWGATGVSIVRLGALIRARGRIRRAHAVPWSQLAPLRMTREKLRQSLHPDQDVREALSQRGELRFFTGGGAWAVLGALVVSIVMFPSLLVWPALGGGALAPLRSTVARLWADAAFGLFPSGLGEVGPADPFSAMIAVLGSLWPGDPSRALVLLWVFALPLAVLGGWFAATRVTDRPVLRITGAIAWALAPTFLTALLQGRPAAVLVHLLLPWLLYAGAVAHRSWGSAGAASLLFAGVIACAPSLAPALVLIWLVLLIVLSAVHRGQGAARVAWIVVPAIVMAAPVVFRQLAEGNLWALLADPGIAWAGPQVAADAAGRAVLAAGSPTTDPGGWAALLQSGAFGPWAATVPAVWMLVLLAPLGVLAVVALFTRRWIAATVLVLIAVVGLATAFAAVGVAVSADGAVAVPIWPGSALSLVWAAVVGGALVTLDTGFAPQPSPDADRALHAGRTRALGATVVMLALVVFALPSLSAQLRGTATIAEGPTSTLPAYVAAVGRGDVNTGTVVLEPLEGGAVSATVVWGESETIGGASTVLSTRTAPSPADKKVAELAADLVTPTSTDVVDRLRADGIRFVLLRTAPDDTARELALTAGTALDQRDGLDAVGTTSKGSLWRVTGDVAARAAAAASVAPLRNGIALAQLIAVAVALLLAVPTAASRRRARSTPRVVGRRAPRRVARIAVGDAAAEGELP